From one Comamonas piscis genomic stretch:
- a CDS encoding IPTL-CTERM sorting domain-containing protein: protein MQTPARQALEAKLAVADPQGQVYVNHVFSDNTATALPAGWRTASWNKGTASIDASTGNLLIDGRKDNSAMTAVLLPLALESLSNYRVDMEFSFELPANSSRWGSVMYRTSPSTTTPAHEPYYQFAVRQTATAANGTEFAFRKAGAWSVQATKPFTENISAAKTYTASVVVHGNRVRQYLDGALQHDTILSPDLAKGGIGMQTTGMVMRVKSIKVTEQLTPLPEFDMPVAVQDTGSPAAMAPTLVQAAEGVQSLAGTGASNALWTLDSSLNLLDAKGATVGTLAAYFAQPTRNTIPLLRIQDEATVNALVTFSDQVHNLADLTLLSSDVALLKQARVALPKLRTAVDFSARNLTTSKADLLTIVGDTNRAGAKIAILPESLSTRAFVAHLQRLLITVWSNAEAATPEQAAKLLVSGVNGVVSANSAAYAEVLRKLPTNTLLRKPLVIGHRGMPSREDENTLESAKAAVAAGADAVENDIYITTDDHLVIMHDDTVTRTTNGTGTVESMSLAQVKALTTKTKGYQVPTMREYFKAFKNDPITHVIELKSSNPRIIAQLKKEMAEEGVADQSVAISFIADQLKRSGEQMPELTGGFLNSIADSADVPASVRNVLEATQANSSTFNPSYGAIRQSTMEAAKHRGVTFWPWTVNDPALFYKYYSWGTHGITTNDAYLASNFPVDIAAKPQTVALALNEPLSLGVTLTTQLRAQNDAVATELVHLGGTATAVPDGQGGLSFSSAGTAIVMPGYRHQMDATYSYVIMGQPVTWVVGDGSDGVVGTPNAPAAGNVSCSSAVPGQTSTCAVVPQPGYQLVGLAADSNCPAGQWNADNTAYTTGTIAAQCQVRFDFEAKPASASLTPVGKEGEMQATVRGGGTGLWAFDAAQAVAISPATAAPNGVSFPFGVVSLQLTGGQPGQSATVEMTYPQALPANAKYYKYGKTADNNQDHWYVYPNASISGNQVVLTLTDGQTGDDDLLANGVIRDPGGVAVLADDPVNPGTPGATATPVPTLGHAALALLSGGMGLLAWRRKRKALV from the coding sequence ATGCAGACACCCGCGCGCCAGGCGCTGGAGGCCAAGCTGGCGGTAGCCGATCCGCAAGGCCAGGTCTATGTGAACCATGTGTTCAGCGACAATACGGCCACCGCGCTGCCGGCCGGCTGGCGCACCGCAAGCTGGAACAAGGGCACGGCATCCATTGATGCCAGCACCGGCAATCTGCTGATCGATGGCCGCAAGGACAACTCCGCGATGACGGCCGTGCTGCTGCCCCTGGCGCTGGAGAGCCTCTCCAACTACCGCGTGGACATGGAGTTCAGCTTTGAGCTGCCCGCCAACAGCTCGCGCTGGGGCAGTGTGATGTACCGCACCTCGCCCTCCACCACGACCCCTGCGCATGAGCCCTACTACCAGTTCGCCGTTCGGCAGACGGCGACGGCCGCCAACGGCACCGAGTTTGCGTTCCGCAAGGCGGGTGCCTGGTCGGTGCAGGCCACCAAGCCATTCACGGAAAACATCAGCGCCGCGAAGACTTACACCGCCAGCGTGGTGGTCCATGGCAACCGCGTGCGCCAGTACCTTGACGGCGCCTTGCAGCATGACACCATCCTGAGCCCCGACCTGGCCAAGGGCGGGATCGGCATGCAGACCACCGGCATGGTCATGCGTGTCAAAAGCATCAAGGTGACTGAGCAGCTCACACCGTTGCCCGAGTTCGACATGCCTGTGGCCGTGCAGGACACCGGCAGCCCGGCAGCGATGGCACCCACCCTGGTGCAGGCGGCGGAGGGTGTGCAATCGCTGGCTGGCACCGGCGCCAGCAACGCCCTGTGGACATTGGATAGCAGCCTCAATCTGCTTGATGCCAAGGGCGCCACCGTGGGCACGCTCGCCGCCTACTTTGCCCAGCCCACGCGCAATACCATCCCGCTGCTGCGCATCCAGGATGAAGCCACCGTGAACGCGCTGGTGACCTTCTCCGACCAGGTCCACAATCTCGCCGATCTGACCTTGCTGTCCAGCGATGTGGCGCTGCTCAAGCAGGCCCGCGTGGCCTTGCCCAAGCTGCGCACAGCGGTAGATTTCAGCGCGCGCAATCTGACCACCTCCAAGGCCGATCTGCTGACCATCGTCGGTGACACCAACCGGGCTGGCGCCAAGATCGCGATCCTGCCTGAGAGCCTGAGCACCCGCGCCTTTGTAGCCCACCTGCAGCGCCTGCTGATCACCGTGTGGAGCAATGCCGAGGCCGCTACCCCCGAGCAAGCAGCGAAGCTGCTGGTCAGCGGCGTCAACGGCGTCGTCTCTGCCAACAGCGCTGCCTATGCCGAGGTGCTGCGCAAGCTGCCCACCAACACCTTGCTGCGCAAGCCCCTGGTGATTGGCCACCGCGGCATGCCTAGCCGTGAGGACGAGAACACGCTGGAAAGCGCCAAAGCAGCAGTGGCTGCAGGCGCTGATGCGGTGGAAAACGACATCTACATCACCACCGACGACCACCTGGTCATCATGCATGACGACACCGTCACCCGCACCACCAATGGCACGGGCACGGTCGAGAGCATGAGCTTGGCGCAGGTCAAGGCCCTGACCACCAAGACCAAGGGCTACCAGGTGCCCACCATGCGTGAGTACTTCAAGGCGTTCAAGAACGATCCCATCACCCATGTGATTGAACTCAAGAGCAGCAACCCGCGCATCATTGCCCAGCTCAAAAAGGAAATGGCCGAAGAAGGCGTCGCCGACCAGTCGGTTGCGATCTCCTTCATTGCCGACCAGCTCAAGCGCAGCGGCGAGCAAATGCCCGAGCTGACCGGCGGCTTCCTCAACAGCATTGCCGACAGCGCCGATGTGCCCGCCAGCGTGCGCAACGTGCTGGAGGCCACGCAGGCCAACTCCTCCACCTTCAACCCCAGCTACGGCGCCATTCGCCAAAGCACGATGGAAGCGGCCAAGCACCGGGGCGTGACCTTCTGGCCCTGGACGGTGAATGACCCGGCTTTGTTCTACAAGTACTACAGCTGGGGCACCCACGGCATCACCACCAACGATGCCTACCTGGCCAGCAACTTCCCCGTCGACATCGCTGCCAAGCCACAGACCGTTGCACTGGCTTTGAATGAGCCGCTGAGCCTGGGTGTGACCCTGACCACCCAACTGCGCGCGCAGAACGATGCTGTCGCCACGGAGCTGGTGCACCTGGGCGGTACCGCTACCGCAGTGCCCGATGGCCAGGGCGGCCTCAGCTTCAGCAGCGCAGGCACCGCCATCGTCATGCCCGGCTACCGCCACCAGATGGATGCCACCTACAGCTACGTCATCATGGGCCAGCCGGTGACCTGGGTGGTGGGCGACGGCAGCGACGGTGTGGTGGGCACGCCCAATGCGCCTGCTGCCGGCAATGTCAGCTGCAGCAGCGCGGTGCCCGGACAAACCAGCACCTGCGCCGTAGTGCCACAACCGGGCTACCAGTTGGTGGGCCTGGCGGCAGACAGCAACTGCCCTGCGGGCCAATGGAATGCCGACAACACGGCCTACACCACTGGAACGATTGCCGCGCAATGCCAGGTCCGCTTTGACTTTGAAGCCAAGCCCGCCAGCGCATCGCTGACGCCTGTCGGCAAGGAAGGTGAGATGCAAGCCACCGTGCGCGGCGGCGGCACAGGCCTCTGGGCCTTTGATGCCGCGCAAGCGGTCGCCATCAGCCCCGCAACTGCTGCGCCCAATGGTGTGAGCTTTCCCTTTGGCGTCGTCAGCCTGCAGCTGACCGGTGGCCAGCCAGGCCAGAGCGCCACGGTCGAGATGACCTACCCGCAAGCCTTGCCCGCCAACGCCAAGTACTACAAGTACGGAAAGACCGCCGACAACAACCAGGACCACTGGTATGTCTACCCCAATGCCAGCATCAGCGGCAACCAGGTGGTCCTGACCCTGACCGACGGCCAGACCGGCGATGATGACCTGCTGGCCAACGGCGTCATCCGTGATCCGGGTGGTGTGGCGGTGCTGGCGGATGACCCTGTGAACCCGGGCACCCCCGGCGCAACTGCAACCCCTGTACCCACCCTGGGCCATGCAGCGCTGGCGCTGCTGTCCGGCGGCATGGGCCTGTTGGCCTGGCGCCGCAAGCGCAAGGCGCTGGTTTGA